Proteins from a single region of Candidatus Binatia bacterium:
- a CDS encoding Phenylacetic acid catabolic protein: protein MNRIATFDDWIAMLDEWRRDIGLDRELVDRFMPGYRFEAKYGELPTPEIYFGDFQGERRWEKVREIPDQRMRDAVLNMVVYQGDTEFASNEQQRFLVNNAPSEYDLASLVRIMVEETRHGYQMCHLMVEHFGSEGKIEAQKMLERRAFGKKNRLLNAFNDDVTHWLDFFAYTNFMDRDGKFQLTMLSHSSFAPLAASMGPMLREESFHMGTGITGLRRIANAGVIPVEIQQKYYNKWSSGSLDLFGTDHSGSAQWAYTWGIKGRVDEDRAGERPDKEHLNERARRQFYDEALATVARVNEVNPSETKLYLADMKFNRKIGDFAGQRYGVDGRKLSEAEWQAYAPTVLPTEADEAKLKEYFKDPNWIAPKGKLA, encoded by the coding sequence ATGAATCGAATAGCGACGTTCGACGACTGGATTGCCATGCTGGACGAGTGGCGGCGCGACATCGGTCTCGACCGCGAACTGGTCGACCGCTTCATGCCGGGGTATCGCTTCGAGGCGAAATACGGCGAGCTCCCGACACCCGAGATATACTTCGGCGACTTTCAAGGCGAGAGGCGCTGGGAGAAGGTCCGCGAGATTCCGGATCAGCGGATGCGCGACGCGGTGCTGAACATGGTCGTCTATCAGGGGGACACCGAATTCGCCTCCAACGAACAGCAGCGCTTTCTCGTCAACAACGCTCCGAGCGAGTACGATCTCGCCTCGCTCGTGCGAATCATGGTCGAGGAGACGCGCCACGGCTATCAGATGTGTCACCTGATGGTCGAACATTTCGGCAGCGAAGGAAAGATCGAGGCGCAGAAGATGCTCGAGCGGCGGGCCTTCGGCAAGAAGAATCGCCTGCTCAACGCGTTCAACGACGACGTGACCCACTGGCTCGACTTTTTTGCGTACACGAATTTCATGGATCGCGACGGGAAGTTTCAGCTCACCATGCTCTCGCATTCCAGCTTCGCTCCACTGGCCGCGTCGATGGGACCAATGCTGCGCGAGGAGTCGTTTCACATGGGCACCGGCATCACGGGCCTGCGGCGCATCGCGAACGCCGGCGTCATTCCGGTCGAGATCCAGCAGAAGTACTATAACAAATGGTCGTCCGGCTCGCTCGACCTCTTCGGAACCGACCATTCGGGTTCGGCGCAGTGGGCCTATACGTGGGGCATCAAGGGACGCGTCGACGAGGATCGAGCCGGCGAGCGGCCCGACAAGGAGCACCTCAACGAGCGCGCGCGCCGGCAGTTCTACGACGAGGCGCTGGCGACCGTGGCTCGCGTCAACGAAGTCAATCCGAGCGAGACGAAACTCTACCTTGCCGACATGAAGTTCAACCGTAAGATCGGCGACTTCGCGGGACAACGCTACGGCGTCGACGGGCGCAAGCTCAGCGAGGCGGAGTGGCAGGCGTACGCGCCCACCGTCCTCCCGACTGAGGCGGACGAAGCCAAGCTCAAGGAATACTTCAAAGATCCCAACTGGATCGCACCTAAAGGAAAACTAGCATGA
- a CDS encoding PaaX family transcriptional regulator C-terminal domain-containing protein — protein sequence MVHRLAGDGSLWIGALVRLMASFGVSAPAVRQAVSRMSRQGWLSARRQGGRARYVVTERGRRRIEELSPRIYGPVIEWDGRWRLLTYAIGERHRKRRELLRKELAALGWATLSPSTWISPSDTLAAAREAARSTLTLEAVHLFSSEYSGPLSDRELLERCWNVPQIASAYHQFIGRYAPHLERERERGDLSDEAALVERLWLVHDYRRFTYLDPGLPSELLPAHWPGTAAAALFREYYATLDAKSQRYFHLCAGGANGAGA from the coding sequence ATGGTCCACCGGCTGGCCGGCGACGGATCGTTGTGGATCGGGGCGCTCGTTCGGCTGATGGCCTCGTTCGGCGTCTCGGCCCCGGCGGTGCGCCAGGCCGTATCCCGCATGTCGCGCCAGGGCTGGCTGTCCGCTCGCCGCCAAGGCGGCCGAGCGCGCTACGTGGTCACCGAGCGCGGCCGGCGCCGCATCGAAGAGCTCAGCCCGCGCATCTACGGGCCGGTCATCGAATGGGATGGTCGCTGGCGTCTCCTCACCTACGCGATCGGGGAGCGCCACCGTAAGCGCCGCGAGCTACTGCGTAAGGAGCTCGCCGCGCTGGGCTGGGCGACCCTCTCGCCCTCGACGTGGATATCGCCCTCCGACACGCTGGCCGCCGCGCGGGAGGCGGCTCGCTCAACGCTCACGCTGGAAGCCGTCCACCTATTCAGCAGTGAGTACAGCGGGCCGCTGAGCGATCGTGAACTGCTGGAGCGCTGCTGGAACGTCCCGCAGATCGCCTCGGCCTACCATCAATTCATCGGTCGCTATGCACCGCATCTGGAGCGCGAGCGCGAGCGCGGGGACCTGAGTGACGAGGCCGCACTCGTCGAGCGTCTCTGGCTCGTGCACGATTACCGCAGGTTCACGTATCTCGATCCCGGCTTACCGAGCGAGCTCCTCCCGGCACACTGGCCCGGAACTGCCGCAGCCGCGCTGTTTCGGGAATATTACGCGACCCTCGACGCCAAATCACAACGATACTTTCATTTGTGCGCCGGCGGCGCGAACGGGGCTGGAGCTTGA